A single genomic interval of Danio aesculapii chromosome 5, fDanAes4.1, whole genome shotgun sequence harbors:
- the LOC130228687 gene encoding gastrula zinc finger protein XlCGF57.1-like, whose translation MEETRSHVKTEEKTGSLKRKEETCLTCTQCGKSLRCQRSLRNHMMIHTGEKPFTCVQCGTSFRQKSTLIKHMKIHTGEKPFTCVLCGTSFRHSSNLNEHMMIHTGEKPHKCDQCDKTFLRAPELRRHLRVHTKEKPYSCSWCEKRFKCQQSLETHQKIHTGVREYMCFECEKTFITAGELKWHQRIHTGEKLFTCVQCGTSFRQLSYLNKHMKIHTGEKTHKCDQCGKTFLRASELKKHLRVHTKEKPYSCSWCEKRFTCQSNLKTHEKIHAGVRECMCFECEKTFITAEQLKRHQRIHTGEKPYVCSHCDKTFSLIGNLNKHQRIHTGEKPYVCSHCDKTFSLLGNLKTHQRIHTGEKPFKCVQCGKSFSQLSNLNLHMLIHTKEKTHKCHTNVINAAKHF comes from the coding sequence ATGGAGGAGACACGCAGTCATGTCAAAACAGAAGAGAAAACTGGCTCACTGAAGAGAAAAGAGGAAACATGTttgacctgcactcagtgtggaaagagtctgaGATGCCAACGGAGTCTCAGGaatcacatgatgatccacactggagagaaaccgttcacatgtGTTCAGTGCGGGACGAGTTTCAGACAAAAATCAACCcttattaaacacatgaagatccacactggagagaaaccgttcacatgtGTTCTGTGCGGGACGAGTTTCAGACATTCAtcaaaccttaatgaacacatgatgatccacactggagagaaaccacacaaatgtgatcaatgcGACAAAACATTTTTGAGGGCTCCAGAGCTGAGGAGACATCTTAGAGTTCACACAAAGGAGAAACCTTATTCATGTTCCTGGtgtgaaaaaagatttaaatgtcAGCAAAGTTTAGAAAcccatcagaagatccacactggtgttagagagtatatgtgctttgagtgtgagaagacttttattacagctggaGAACTGAAATGGCatcagaggattcacactggagagaaactgttCACATGCGTTCAGTGCGGGACGAGTTTCAGACAATTATCATACCTTAATAAACatatgaagatccacactggagagaaaacacacaaatgtgatcaatgcGGCAAAACATTTTTGAGAGCTTCAGAGCTAAAGAAACATCTTAGAGTTCACACAAAGGAGAAACCTTATTCATGTTCTTGGTGTGAAAAGAGATTTACATGTCAGTCAAATTTAAAAACGCATGAGAAGATCCATGCTGGTGTGAGAGAGTgtatgtgctttgagtgtgagaagacttttattacagctgaaCAACTGAAACGGCAtcagaggatccacactggagagaaaccgtacgtgtgttcacactgcgacaagacaTTCAGTCTGATAGGAAACCTCAACAAACAtcagaggatccacactggagagaaaccgtacgtgtgttcacactgcgacaagacaTTCAGTCTGTTAGGAAACCTGAAAACGCATCAGAGGattcacacaggagagaaaccgTTCAAATGTgttcagtgtgggaagagtttcagtcaattatcaaaccttaatctacacatgttGATTCACactaaagaaaaaacacacaagtgtcacacaaatgtgatcaatgcagcaaaacatttttga